Genomic window (Streptomyces yatensis):
GTCGCGCTGGCGGCCGAACTCGACGACGAATGCGAGCGGCTCGTGACGAACCGCGTCCTGCCCGCCGACCTGGTCACCCGCAACCGCCAGATCGCCCAGGCCGCGCTCCGGCCGTGGACTCCCGCGTTCACACACGGCGACCTGCAGATCGCGCACGTCTTCGTCGACAGCGACGAGGTCACCGGCATCATCGACTGGTCCGAAGCGGGCCAGGGTGACGCCCTCTACGACCTCGCCACCTTCACACTCGGACACGAGGAGCACCTCGACGACGTCATCGCCGGCTATGGCACCGACGTCGACCTCGACGTGATCCACGCGTGGTGGTCCTTGCGAAGCCTGCTAGGGGTTCGCTGGCTGATCGAACACGGCTTCGACCCCTTCGCGCCGGGCTGCGAGGTCGACGTGCTGAAATCCCGCATGTGAGGCTGCACGGGCCCGACCGTTGTGGGTACGCTCCGATGCATCGAACAGGTCACCCCTTTGCGGCGCATCGCCTGCTCTTACTCCCAGCAAAGCGCGGTGCGGAGTCGTTGCCGGCAGATGACGGCGCAGCCGAGGGTGACCAACGCGTGGTGGATGTCGTCGCGGATCTCCCAACGGGTCCGCAGGCGGCGGAACCAGTGCAGCAGCGCGATCGCTCCTTCCACGACCCAGCGGAACACGCCCAGGCCGCAGCCGTGCCCGGTGCCGCACCGGGCGAGGCGCGGGGTGATCTGGAACGGACCCCGGCCTCCTTCCAGTCCCACAGCCATCCCAGCAGGTCATCCCCGAGCCCAAGCCCGAGCTCCTGAGGCACAAACTCCCCGCGGAACCCGGTGCAGAGCACGAACACAATCCCGCACACCACCTTGCGACTCCCCAACACCGCCGACCCGGGACGCCGCGGATTGCGCCGGACCACCGGCAGCAGCGGCTCGACGCGCGCCCACAACTCCTCGTCGATCTCCCACGGCCCGGCAACGGTCTTCCACATCTCCACTGGCTCGCCCCCTTCAGCCAGCACCAACGAGAACTGGCACCCCATCACCCCCCAAGGTCCAGAGCCCTCCTCCTGTCCGGAGTCGTAAGGCCCGTTGCGGCAGGGAGCGGCGACGCGGAGGGCGGCCTCATGCGCCGGACAGGCCGGGCCATGCCCCGGCCTCTTACGCAGACCCGCCAGGAAGCGCCAGAACGCCCAGCGAAACCGCACCGGCCGGACAGACACGACCACCGGCACGAACACGAACACGCGTACAGGCACAGGCCCGGGCGCAGGGACAGGCGCACGCCCGGGCTCCGGGCGCCGGGACGGACACCGAGACGAGCGGAGACGACTACGTGCAGCACCTGGAGGAAGGGGCTTCTTGACCGCCTTCCACGGGTCGTTCGGCCTCCTCGGTATCCGCGCCCACAGCCCCCGCGAGGCCCGGCCACCGCGGCAGACCACCGTGCGCGGCACCGAGGGAAGGCGCGCGAACACTGCTGCGGAGGGAACACCCATCGGGACCAGTCCCCGCCCAGGCAGCCGACGTCACCGTGGTGTCCGCCGGCCGCCTCCACGACAACGACGAGAACGAGGACGAAGGTGGGCGGGCTGACGTGCTGCAGCACACCACCATCGCGCTCGAATCCGCGGGAACACTCCCCCACCCCCGCACGCCATCAGCGCCGACGCGCGAACGGCACGATAGGGCTGCCCGACCCACCCGACAAAGCGCTGCGACAGCCCGCGCCAACTCACCACCGACGTCCACGCCATGCGCGCCACGGCCATGGAAACCCCCGGGGCGCGCCGCAGACCCTCGCCACGACCACGCCCGCAGGTCCAGGGCTAACCTCACCGGGCCCACCGGCCGCGCCGGTCACCGTGGTGACCCACCGCTCCGGCGGACGCCACCGCGTCATCGACCCGGTGGCCGATTG
Coding sequences:
- a CDS encoding phosphotransferase family protein, whose translation is MNEVKVVVAHSERATLRVGDVFLKVDADQARIDVEVEAMSLAPVPTPQVLWRKPPVLAITALPGTPLGRLGGPSSGAPAAWAAAGAAIRKLHDAPLPPRPGRAGRSIVALAAELDDECERLVTNRVLPADLVTRNRQIAQAALRPWTPAFTHGDLQIAHVFVDSDEVTGIIDWSEAGQGDALYDLATFTLGHEEHLDDVIAGYGTDVDLDVIHAWWSLRSLLGVRWLIEHGFDPFAPGCEVDVLKSRM